In Populus alba chromosome 1, ASM523922v2, whole genome shotgun sequence, a single window of DNA contains:
- the LOC118056823 gene encoding CSC1-like protein ERD4 — protein sequence MDFTSFLTSLGTSFFIFVVLMLLFTWLSRKPGNSFVYYPNRILKGLDPWEGGSRSRNPCAWIREALSSSEQDVINMSGVDAAVYFVFLSTALAILVLSGLVLLPVLLPVAATDDNVKMQKVKGNSSISFSEIDKLLMGNVKGGSPRLWAFLIATYWVSLVTYFFLWKAYAHVSGMRANALMSPELKPEQFAVLVRDIPHVPEGQTRKEQVDSYFKSIYPETFYRSMVVTNNKQVNKIYKELEGYKKKHAHAEAVYNESKKTGKPEGLRPTIRTGPLGIVGRKVDSIEHYNEKIKELIQKLEAEQKVTLREKQQPCAFAFFTNRVTAASAAQSLHAQMVDTWTVMEAPEPRQIIWSNLKIKLFQRIIRQYVVCFIVALTILFYMIPIGFISALTTLDNLKKLLPFLKPIVNIVSVKTVLEAYLPQIALIVFLALLPKLLLALSKAEGIPSVGHAVRATSGKYFYFTILNVFIGVTLGGTLFKTFKSIENEPNSIVSLLASSLPGNATFFLTFVALKFFVGYGLELSRIVPLIIFHLKKKYLCKTEAELKEAWFPGDLGYATRIPGDMLVLTIVLCYSVIAPLIIPFGVVYFGLGWLVLRNQALKVYAPSYETYGRMWPHIHTRVIAALILYQVTMFGYFGVKKFSFSTLLLLPLPIVSLLFAFVCQKKFYRSFSDTALEVACRELKEIPNMERIYRSFIPPSLSSEKADDDHFEDALSQVSRVGSFA from the exons ATGGATTTCACATCTTTCTTGACGTCTTTAGGGACGTCGTTTTTTATTTTCGTGGTGTTGATGCTTCTGTTTACATGGCTGTCGAGGAAGCCTGGAAACTCCTTCGTGTATTACCCCAACCGGATCTTGAAAGGTCTGGATCCCTGGGAGGGCGGGTCAAGATCCCGCAACCCATGTGCTTGGATCCGGGAAGCCCTCTCTTCCAGCGAGCAGGACGTTATAAACATGTCCGGTGTAGACGCTGCTGTCTACTTTGTCTTCTTGAGCActg CGCTGGCAATATTGGTTTTGTCTGGCCTTGTTCTGCTGCCGGTACTTCTGCCTGTTGCTGCCACCGACGACAATGTGAAAATGCAAAAAGTTAAAGGCAACTCCTCCATAAGTTTTAGTGAAATTGACAAGTTATTAATGGGAAATGTCAAG GGGGGGAGTCCAAGGCTGTGGGCATTCTTGATTGCTACCTATTGGGTTTCTCTTGTTACctatttctttttatggaaGGCGTACGCTCATGTTTCTGGGATGAGAGCAAATGCTCTAATGTCTCCTGAACTGAAACCAGAGCAATTCGCTGTTCTTGTCAGAGACATACCTCATGTCCCTGAGGGCCAAACTAGAAAGGAACAGGTTGATTCATATTTTAAATCCATCTATCCTGAGACATTCTATAGATCAATGGTGGTGACAAACAACAAAcag GTTAACAAGATTTATAAAGAGTTGGAAGGATACAAGAAGAAGCATGCACATGCAGAAGCTGTATACaatgaatccaaaaaaacaGGCAAACCAGAAGGATTGAGACCAACCATCAGAACTGGCCCCCTTGGTATTGTTGGTAGAAAGGTAGATAGCATAGAGCACTACAATGAGAAGATTAAAGAGCTAATCCAAAAGTTGGAAGCTGAACAGAAAGTCACTCTCCGGGAGAAACAACAACCTTGTGCTTTTGCCTTCTTCACCAATAGGGTGACTGCAGCTTCTGCCGCCCAGAGTTTACATGCCCAAATGGTTGACACCTGGACAGTCATGGAAGCCCCTGAACCACGTCAAATAATATGGTCTAATCTTAAAATTAAGCTCTTTCAAAGGATAATCCGGCAGtatgttgtttgttttattgTGGCTTTGACCATATTGTTTTATATGATACCAATCGGGTTCATTTCCGCATTAACAACCCTGGATAATCTGAAGAAACTTCTCCCATTTTTAAAGCCAATTGTGAATATTGTCTCGGTCAAGACGGTGCTGGAAGCGTACCTTCCTCAGATTGCACTGATTGTGTTTTTGGCACTGTTGCCCAAGTTACTTTTGGCTCTCTCCAAGGCGGAGGGAATTCCTTCAGTGGGCCATGCAGTAAGGGCCACTTCTGGAAAATATTTCTATTTTACCATACTGAACGTTTTTATTGGAGTGACACTGGGTGGCACCTTATTCAAAACGTTCAAGAGCATTGAGAATGAACCAAACTCCATTGTTAGTTTGCTTGCGAGTAGCCTCCCGGGGAATGCAACATTCTTCCTGACTTTTGTGGCTCTGAA GTTTTTCGTTGGCTATGGACTAGAGCTGTCTCGTATAGTTCCTCTAATCATTTTTCATCTAAAGAAGAAGTATCTATGCAAGACCGAAGCTGAGTTAAAAGAAGCTTGGTTTCCTGGAGATTTGGGATATGCAACCCGGATTCCTGGTGACATGCTTGTTCTCACAATTGTTCTTTGCTACTCTGTCATAGCCCCTCTGATTATTCCATTTGGAGTGGTGTACTTTGGCCTGGGATGGCTTGTCCTCAGGAACCAG GCGCTCAAAGTATATGCTCCATCCTATGAGACCTATGGCAGGATGTGGCCCCACATCCATACAAGAGTCATAGCTGCTCTGATACTATACCAAGTTACAATGTTCGGTTATTTTGGGGTGAAGAAATTCTCCTTCAGTACTCTCTTGCTACTTCCACTGCCGATAGTTTCCTTGCTGTTCGCCTTTGTCTGTCAGAAGAAATTCTATCGATCTTTCTCCGACACAGCCCTCGAAGTTGCTTGCCGTGAGTTGAAGGAAATTCCAAACATGGAACGCATCTACAGATCTTTTATCCCGCCAAGCTTGAGCTCTGAAAAGGCCGATGATGACCACTTCGAAGATGCATTATCACAAGTTTCAAGAGTCGGATCGTTTGCATGA